CTCTGATTTTGCCTCAACGTTGGTATGTGcaaaagtataaattattttcGTGAATTTTTGAAGCTGAATTTTAACttataaaaagtattaaaacaatATTGTTATACTCACAAAAGCCTTCAATTTCCTTTATcaaattgctaaaataattttattatacattttcatttttattagatctagctttaaaaaaatttctagctATTTCACTATGAAATTACAACTATTATAATAGtatcaataaaactttataaacttGTACATATAATTAATGATGCATTATCGTTTGATATGAGCTGAGTTTTAAGTTTGTACtatcttcaggaaaaaataatggctcctttttaatataaatagtaCTACTGAGATGAAATTTTAACCTGCTTAGGAAAAAGAACTTTAATTAACTAGCAGCATATGCATACTAATTTAATCATTGAAGCAGGGAAGAGGTAGGTAGGGAATATAGATTTGACTGTGATTCGTTCAACTCTTAATAGCCTTTTCTCTAAAGTCTAACAATTACCACGCATACCTCTGTGTGGCAACATTTTATTagtcattattttctgtttataactAACACATTGCATCAATCCAGTTTAGTTTTTCCTAACAATTCTAGTTGTTAAGATTTAATACAATGTGTATTTGGAACTGGAAACAAATGATTAGTTTATTGCTTATGTGTAGATAGTTTCTAAATGTTTTTGAACACTTTCTAAATTGTATAATTAACTTAAACTGTATCTAAGCATTGGCTCATAGTATTTTACCAACTGTTATTTTCCATAGTATGAAAATGGGACAGATAATAAGTATTCTTCACACCACACCTCCTGACTGTCCTTTTCAATCATATGAAGATTTCCAGATGCACTGGGAGGATCTGGTAAGGAATAGAAATATGTATTCTGTTAGATAAGTTAATTGATATTGCTTCTTGTAATTTAACCTAAGTTTAGCTTTGTCCCAAGAGAATTTCAgctttgttcttaatttttagtATGGCTATAAACTTCCAGAAGATtgtggaaatattaaaatatactgcAGCATCTACTTCAAAATGATAGGAAGAAGGATCTTCACATATCCTTTACACACCACCTGTAACAGATGCTCTCTGCCCACCTTATGATCCAGTCTTGCTCCTGCCCTGATGTCATCATTTTCAGCCTTCTCTATGTCCACGTGAATCCACTTTCCCCCTACTTCTTTTTATCTGCATGagtggtttttgtctttcttggtgttttcctatttttatttgacGATGAGcttaatgatatttttttttccttaaacgcTATTGCAACAATTTAGACAGCAAAAGGAACTTTAGGTAGGAAAAAAGTTTACATGATTCCTAGTAGTAAGAAAATAATCCTAAGATGGTGCTTAGCCAAGGGCTCCCTCTGGTGGCATTTTGGATATTATTGAAAGAGTGGAATTAAAAGAATTAGTTGTTtaacagagatttttctttttgaaaacttaTTTAATTTTACAGGCCAAGTTTAGAGGATTTGACTTATACTTAATGCACCCtattgatttaataaaatatctttgttaacattatttaaaaaaatctaaacacgAAAAAGCACACAAGTGCTCGGGTGAAACTCTTGAGCTTAATTAGTACTGATTGCacctttcctgtctctttttgtTCTGACGAGCTAGAGTTtcaaaatggaggaaggaagagccaTAATGTACTATTTCTGAATTCTATGTTTCCTAACCCAAATCTTAATGTAAAGTTGAAGTTGTCAGACCTCAATAACTGCCTTTCATTAGATGCAAAGACATTGTTCCACGTCTGCAGAGTATTTTTCATCAGAAAAGCAACTGCTTTTCTCAAAGAACTGCCTTTGGAATGTGAATACAGTCTATGTGTGTTGTTTCTCTGCActgaatttttcctgtttttggagATGCAACCTGTTTATTGTTGACTGTAAAcgtttatttctataatttctaaaGGTCATAGCGTCTTTCTTATAAATGACTTTTGGAGTATCTTAGTTTGCCAGTCTATATGAAGAGCCATATAATGAGGGTACAATGAGTTGTCTTGATTGTGAGtgttaaaatagaagaaattaagatCCCTGTGAAAATACATGCTTTTTAGCTTTGGGTAATAGGGAATAAGCAATATGTAAGATAGGATTTAGTTAAATGTGCCTTTTTAACAGTttctattttaatacttttttagtTCCATAAAAATTTCTATCTCTTATGTATGAAAACTGTTCCATTGTTCTTTAACGTTGTTCAAATACCCTCTCAGTTGCATCAGAAGTCAGCCCATACAGTTCTTTCCTAGGGTAGATTTGGAAGGTGTGTTGAAAAGTTTTCTTTCAGATTTAAAATCTAAACTGCCCCATATATGTGGATTTCCCATAAAGATGACAACTAAACCATGCTACTACACACAAGAACTAACTAAACCTCATGTACAGGTAAGAGTTTTCATGTCTTAATGAGTTCTGCAAACGTGCTGTGCACCTACCTTACTTGGACCTCTTGCCTTCTCTGATGGACTACCTACTCCATTGTGCTATAATTCTTTTCTGTCAGTTCAGTATCCTCCTAATACTGTTTGTTATTCTTATACTTATCTCTTTGTCACTgccatttgttgttgttattgtattCAGTGTGGCATTATAGTAGTAGTTGTTTGCTGGGCTGTTTTTCTAATTTAGCATGAGCTCCTAAAGGGCAGAAATCATACTCATCTTCTTATCCtgagtgcctggtacataataggtgTATCATTAAATGTTTCTTCAATGAATTAATGATCTTATAGGATAGTTTGGAAACATTGCCTCATAGAAATCTAAGTTTACTTTGAACTTCTGTCACTTCATTTGAGTCTGATTGATTGAAAAAGCCTttgaataattccatttatagaaattGAGTTAATTCAATACCATTTTCCTTGTAAGAtgatatgctaagtgaaatcttATTTATGAAAAAGAAGTAGCAGTTAAGCaatattaatgaagaaaatatggtgGCCTATCTTCACATTCACTAGAATAAGATTTCtttgtcaaaagaaaacaaaattaaaaggaaagttttaaagaataaatctaaggaaatttaatttaaatttttcaacaatgatctttcttttaaatgacaaTTGTGTTTTCGTCAAAAGGACAGTCAAAAGTTTGAATAGTTTGAATATAATATGAGTTATATGAATACTTCTGTGTCTGCTCACTCTCTTTTCTTGACTTACTAGTCTCCTCAGTTTATTGTAGTTTCCACTGCTCCAATGATTTAGACTTTCACATGATGTTGACTTGCTGTGGCTCAAGCACTGTGCCTAATGGCATTTTTTCAACTTTTGCTGCCATGCTGCTTGATTCATTCTCTATATAATCCTCAACTAAAATTCACCAGAGCCAATATCTGATAGGCCCATTCATCTTTGTAGGCCAGGTCGCATAATCTGTCACTAGCAGCATGTGGATTTGATATCCTTGGGTCACAGGGGCCAACACCTCATATAAATGGCATAAAAACATGAGAGCCTAGACATTAGGGGCTATAGGCAGGGTTATTTCCTTAGAAGGCAGTGTAGGTGGACAAATAGCAGTTGACATCAGTGTGATAATGAACCTTAAAATTTTGCCCAgacataacatttttaaaagtttagtttCTGGCCAAGTTCAAATCTGAGGAatttagaagaagaaatgtgATTATATCATGCATTTTTATTgagtatatttattgaatacttaataTTTCCAGCCCATGTCTGTTTATGAAATAGTGAATCTGGACAATATACATGTGAAAATTTGCTTCTTAAATGTAAGATAACACTTAATTGGAAATTCTGGTCTTTATATTGCTGCTGATGATTGGAACCGTGACAATAAGAATTTATCCTGCTCAGTTTTATTGAGCGCCTTCTGTGTGCCAGctgcttttttgtgtgttatcTCCTTCAATCATCAAAACAGACTCTTTGAGATGAAGAATTGTTTTCCCAATTTTacataagaggaaactgaggctcaaaacaTCCAAGTAATTTAACCAAAGCCGCACAGTTAAATACATTGCAGAATTAAAACTGAAACCCAGGAGTCAGATTCTGAGTTCTGAAATTAGAAAAAGTGTAGATCTGTGGTTAGGAGTTCTGGTTCTAGAAACCCTTACTGCACATTCCTAGTAAGGATTTCTTTCTAGCAGAATTTATTTAGGCAGGTTATTTGATCTCCCTGTGCCTCTGCATCCTCAGTTATACAATGGGGCATGGGAGTGGTGTTAATAACAGCACTTGTCACAAATTGGGCTCTCTAGGAGGCCAACTCTGGAGTCCAGTGCACGTGATGTTTGTTGGGGTCTGCCCTTGAAAGCAACGCTAGTGAAGGATAGGAAAGAAGTTTGGGTGAAGGGAGAAGTCAAAAGCAAAGCAGGTGCCAGATAGTCATGGTCAACCCCCTGTGGAGCTCTGAGGCTAAAATGACCCATCACGGTGGTTCTACAGTGGCCAGAATAGGCAGGCCTTAtaccccttcctccatctgccGTGGATTTGGGCCACAGAGAGACAGGCATGTCCTGGGGCGGCGGGACCAACAGCCCTTCCTTGAAGGGGTCTGGGCAGCACATCGCCATGTCCTTTGCAGTACTTGACAGGgttttttggattttgttttaggACTAGGTAATACCTGGAACAGTTCCTTGTACTCAGTgagctctcagtaaatgttagttcctGTTTTTGCTACACCACATGTTAGCTCTAAGATTCATGCAGTGTTAAAAGCataagtttaaaaagtgaaaaataaattgatcAGGCTACTTAATAAAACTCAGCCAACTTAAATTAGCAGGAGTGCTTAGCCaaactaggtttttttttttaacttatggaaattctcaaagacacaaagaagaaattaatataataaactCATATGCCTATCATCTAGCTCTTCCTTGACATATTTTTCGGTGGAGGATAAactggagaattttaaaacaagtcCAAGATATGgtcttgtttcatctgtaaaaactTTAATATGCATCTCTATCTGATaagaacttttgaaaaaattatttaacagtaattctttaatatcatccAGTACCAGTTTATACTGTGATTCCTTATTTATCTCAAAGATTTGTTTTAGAGGTTTTGTTTAAATCAGAATCCAAGCAAGACCCACATAATTTCGTTTGGTTGTTATATCTCCTAGATCTCTTTTATTCTGTAACAATCCAAACCCCCTTCCCTTTTATTTTTGCCAGTTATTTGCTGGAAACACTGGATCATTTgccctggagaatgtcccatatTCTCGATTTGAATGATTGCTTCCTTGTTGTGTCATGTCATTTAAAGTTAACGTATTCTTCTAATCTCCGTATTTCCTATAAACCTGTGGTTAAGTCTAAGCTTAACTGAATTCTGGTTCAGCTTTAATCAAGAAACACTCAAGTGGTACAATGCACAGAACCAGATTTTAATAGATAAAATGTATTTGCTCAGTTATTTTGGTCAATCCTCAAGTTTCATTTAATCATTACCTTAATTCTAGATCTCCATTAgatattcattcatatttaaatataggTTAAAGCTTTAGTTTTCCTCTATAATTTTATGTTAATGTACAAAGTTATATAAATTGTATGTAAAGTTCTAGAAATTTGAAGTCAACCAAGCCACATTTGCCAGTGACACCTGGCAGAATAACCGTAATAATGTAGTAAAGCATGTTTTTGTTGGGTTATAACTTCACAAAGCTTTGGATTGTTGGCATTTAAGTATTTTAAGTTCTGTGAATTATTTATGATCTCATCTGCTGTTTACACAGGCCCTTTTTGTagtgtttttatacattttgaatataaaCCTAGAGGTTTCTTCCTTTGggctatttaatatattttagaaattcaaaGAATGAGTAAATAATACATTGACAGGCTAGGGGCAAAACAAACTcatggaaattattttcatttcatgtatATTTCTGAGAGACAGATGAAGATGAAAGGGGGGtatgaatataaacatatttcaGGCACATATTCTAGGTAAGTTTTATCTCAGAATATAAGTTATCTATTATTATATGACTCTGCCTAGaatgagtttttcttttggtATCTCAAGTAGTAGGTATGTTGCTTAAAAGTTACTACAGTTTATGAAACCCAAGGGTCCAAAAAATGGCTattctttgattttctataaTTGATTTCAACTTAGTTCTTGAATGCTTTTGTatcatcaaatgaaaaaaaattcaatctaGACACTTTAAGATGACTCAGTCACTTCTGACAAAGCATCTCTTTGAGGTAGAATTTCATTCAAATTTAAGAATCATTCTTCTCCTTGTGATAGCATCTATGTACAGGGGAAAGTCTGTGTAGGGTGAGGGCAGTGGTGTGTGATGAAGTGCATTTGGTGTGCTTGCCAAATATGGTCCACATCAGGAGAATCAGTGCCCTAAGCTCTGTTTCTGGACACTTGCAAAGCTGGTGAGTGGACACTTGGACTCCTGCTAACTCTGCAACCGAAAAACCAAAGACGTTCATAAGTAAGCTTTTCAGCAGAAACTGTGGAAGTGTGGCTCtacctcatttcttccttccaagtATTGTGTGGGTGCCTCTGCTCGGTTGATCCTAAATCACATCCTGAACCCTACCTGTGAAGGAGAAAATGTCCATTCTAGATTTCCAGGCTCTAGAAGAGCACTAAGAAGGAGGGTGCAATGGATGTTGAACATCAGTCCACTATGTCCATCACACAGTCATAGCTGGGGATTGGGGTCGGGGAGCATTCACTTCTTGACTTGGATTGGTCTGATGGTGGTAGTGTCTGCTCATATGGTATCTTGACAAAGATGCTGTTCAAGGTTTTCTCCTAGCTGCCTTGTACAGATGATCTTCAGAAGAGCAGCTGCATCCCCTCTTCAGTCTCTCCAGAGGTACCTGTCAAGTCCTGTTACAGGTTGAACtgtgtgcccccccccccaaaaaaattgatatgttgaatagtacctcaggatgtgaccttGTTTGAAGTAGGGccattgcagatataattaagatgaagtcatactggaatAGGATGCACCCCCAAATCCAGTATGactagtgttcttataaaaaggggaaatttggacacacacacatatggcaGGATAATGCCATGTGAATATGAAGATGGTTatctgcaagtcaaggagagaggtctggaaTAGATCCTTTCTTCATGGccccaaccctgccagcaccttaatttcagacttctagcctccagaacattgagagaatacatttctgttgtttaagtcacccagtttctggtattttttacagcagccctgTCAAGCTAAATCAACTCCTTCTTGATGCACACTTTTCCACTCAGGCTGGCAATCTCCAGGCGTTATCAGTCAGCTCTTATTCCTTAGTTAGCTTCTGTATCCCTTCACTCAGGGTCAGGAAACCTGGCTCAGTCCTTGTTTTGCCCTCTGAAAATTATGGGGAATTAAGGAGGGGTGTCTTCTTGCCCTGCTGACACGGGTGAGCCTCCAACTTTAGAAGCCTACAGACAAGAAGTGAGCTCTATTTTCAGTATCACCCCAAACCTCACCCAAGATTTTCATGGGGTCTTCCGCCTTCTCCCAAGAATAGTCAAGGTGGGGGAATTCTTGTACTCTATGATAACTTTGTATTATGTCAGCTTCAGAACACTGGGAGTCTGTTTCCCTAAATTCCTTTTTCTACATAGTTCTGGCTTAGGGTTGCATGCGATTAGGAAGGTGGAGGTGATCCAAAGCCACGTGCACACTTAGAAGGTCTGTTCGAGGCCAGTATCGCAACTCAAGACTCACTGGGGATGCGCTATGGCCAGATAGTattgtgattccacttatatgaggtactaaGAATGGACAAATTCATAggcacagaaagtagaatggtggttaccggAGGCTGcaaggagagggaaatggagtTAACTGCTTAAAGACtacaaagtttctgtttgggatgaagaaaaatttttggaaatacgtagtggtgatggttacacaacagaAGAACAATGaggaatgtacttaatgtcactgaattatatacttaaaaatttctaaaatggtaaattttatgttctatatGTGTATGTTaccacaactttttaaaaaagactatatACACTTGTTTCTCTGATGCACCTAACAAGTCAGTTTAACAAATACTTGCTGCATTGCTAGCAGGTACCAGGCACTCTGGTAGGAAATGAGAGTACAAAATTATTTACACAGTCGCTGCCCAGTAGTCAAGATCCTGCTTATTATTCTTAAAGGCCTAGTGTAGATGCAACCACCTCCtccattaatttaatttctttgaacaagtatTTTGTAGTAACTGTGAGAAAGATTTAAGAATGTGGAggatatgaaaataaatgtcttgGTTCCTACCCTTGAAGAGTCTGGTATCTACTTGGGGAGATGGAACATGCACACTGAAAGTAAGGGCACTACCTTGTACTATTTTGGGCTGACAAATAAATACTGATAGCAGATCCTTGGGGAGATAAGGGggcaagaaaaggagagaaaagggaaagacatTCTGAACAAGTCAGCAGCAAGAGCACGTTTGAAGGACAATGGGTAGCTCAGTGTATAGTTTTCATAGTGGATTTATATAGAATTTAGAACATATCTTCATCTTGAAAAGGTGGTATCTAAAGAAGGTTACATACCATAAGAGATGTACACATTTCCTCACGAAgactcatttgtttttctttatatgttctataTATTGTAGTGTtactttatattcttattttgatgatattttgtatcatttcttttccattaaggatattactacattttaaaaatttcctaatcTCTAccttttcaggaaaataaagtcaAGCCACCCAATCTGACCACTAAGCAAATGTTCAGGTCCTCTCTGACTCAGGCCCCTTCCACAAGACCCGCCCTGGCTCAGAGTCTTCTACCATGTTCAGTAGCCACGGACCACAAGGTGGAGCTTTCGGTCAGCCAGCCAAAGCCCTGCACATCCTCAGCTCTGCACCTCCAACCAGAATCTgttcagagcagaaagaaagccCTGTCTTATAAGACACCACACGTACGTTTGGAAGTACCAAAGCCCAACAGAGGAAATACTCAAGCTCAAGACACAAATTTTAGCTCCCGCAGTAATAGCACCCCTAAATTCGTACCAGTTTTCAAAACTCAGTCGTTACAGATGAACAAAAATGTCTTAGAACCTGGCAGCCTGAAAAGAAAACAGCATGTTGTTACAGAATCTAAATTGTTTTCACTTAAAACTAGTGTGATCCAGGATGAAAAACTGATTTTAGAtgcaaccaaaaaaaagagaactagtAGTAACATTCAGATGAATGCTAGAAATTTAAATCAGAAGACTTCTAGACCTCTGCAAGAAAAAAACACTGAGTCCTATGAAAACATGACAAAATATCCCCCTTCTGATGGAAAATGGACTGTGAGTTTAAATGTAGGTAAAAAACTATCTGATAGTTCAGTATTTCAGATGTTAAATAACAATTTAGGTGTAATAAAAAGTGCTGTTGACTTTCGagttaatggaaaagaaaatttaacaagCAAATATATAACACAAACTTTAGGGAAAGGCCACAAGtcactgaaagtgaaaagacaaccacaCATTTTTGAATCAGGCACAGAAATGGAAGATCCCCAACTACCACAGCGGCAATCAGGAAATCAAACTAAAGAAGTTGATGTAAGTGACCACCAACT
This genomic stretch from Equus przewalskii isolate Varuska chromosome 7, EquPr2, whole genome shotgun sequence harbors:
- the C7H18orf63 gene encoding uncharacterized protein C18orf63 homolog; this translates as MPGSRGMPGACRAWGIPGLAPQGGLIAETLSQQENMNDSRQQSLFFLTLPDLHKLCAVRIILSRGEADTEIRSTQMKMCRQLLFLHQDILASPVPGIFSQIWVVMAIPFYKAGKLNTYIEKHGAKVEAPQRVIPVILQNCLSYSLTARLAPAWNKTGHLLVQGREFLSQMGKQSAVVLDINVTETQVCLSIEAYTIRLPPPKLREFDISQSIIKDFDTKKNAVIEGRSILNNWCYVLPSMKMGQIISILHTTPPDCPFQSYEDFQMHWEDLYGYKLPEDCGNIKIYCSIYFKMIGRRIFTYPLSCIRSQPIQFFPRVDLEGVLKSFLSDLKSKLPHICGFPIKMTTKPCYYTQELTKPHVQENKVKPPNLTTKQMFRSSLTQAPSTRPALAQSLLPCSVATDHKVELSVSQPKPCTSSALHLQPESVQSRKKALSYKTPHVRLEVPKPNRGNTQAQDTNFSSRSNSTPKFVPVFKTQSLQMNKNVLEPGSLKRKQHVVTESKLFSLKTSVIQDEKLILDATKKKRTSSNIQMNARNLNQKTSRPLQEKNTESYENMTKYPPSDGKWTVSLNVGKKLSDSSVFQMLNNNLGVIKSAVDFRVNGKENLTSKYITQTLGKGHKSLKVKRQPHIFESGTEMEDPQLPQRQSGNQTKEVDVSDHQLVVSRTVHRSKRKLWQESSETSKKPHSNTIHCRQSSSSRNQIHNLDKSKPKKSRIIPKAYNMDVKEGNIYQAAFLPLLSHHALSNEDLLFN